From Carassius auratus strain Wakin chromosome 1, ASM336829v1, whole genome shotgun sequence, the proteins below share one genomic window:
- the LOC113105086 gene encoding receptor tyrosine-protein kinase erbB-4-like, with amino-acid sequence MEHPHLVHLLGVCLSPNIQLVTQLMPHGCLLDYVHEHQENIGSQLLLNWCVQIAKGMIYLEDRRLVHRDLAARNVLVKSPNHIKITDFGLARLLETDEKEYSADGGKMPIKWMALECIHYRKFTHQSDIWSYGVTIWELMTFGGKPYDGIPTREIPDILEKGERLPQPPICTIDVYMVMVKCWMIDADSRPRFKELAAEFSRMARDPQRYLVIQGDDRMKLPSPNHSKFFQSLLDEEELDDLMEAEEYLVPQTLNATPTSHMPHPNLDSNQFGYHGGSLCPEDVRGSRTHEAGATEIGPLVLAGMQRSGLDPGDEKHCNGILRKQPTTHSVEDSSSQRYSADPTVLLGEKGQREDTDEDGYISTMKDKISTNHLNPLEDNPFVTRSKNKDIHALDNPGYHSTPDGKPKCEDEYINDPLYLNTFNNTSDMNQEMLRKNGISIPLQVSTAAHTPDTHVPNITQMGKPHHHSHGLHVHFAIPPVKTVLPDLHTHSVQSVYDHGSKSGPPVPAGQICLVSHQPGHPSKSNHSPQQFHLAKSSKGGTMGLPGHPVQVDKMYKNSFDNPEYWQHSLPPKVTPQNSQASSVICNNKFLNKQNGHIQPAVAENSEYLSSIKPGMVLPPPPPYRQRNTVV; translated from the exons GGTATGATATACCTGGAGGATAGGCGGCTGGTGCACAGGGACCTCGCGGCACGTAACGTCCTGGTAAAATCTCCAAACCACATCAAGATCACTGATTTTGGACTTGCTCGACTGCTGGAAACCGATGAAAAAGAGTACAGTGCGGATGGAGGCAAG ATGCCCATCAAGTGGATGGCTCTGGAGTGCATTCATTACAGGAAGTTCACACATCAGAGTGATATATGGAGTTATG GGGTGACTATCTGGGAGCTGATGACTTTTGGAGGAAAGCCCTATGATGGGATTCCCACACGTGAGATTCCAGACATCTTGGAGAAGGGCGAACGTTTGCCCCAGCCACCCATCTGCACCATAGATGTCTATATGGTGATGGTGAAAT GCTGGATGATTGATGCTGATAGTCGGCCTCGATTCAAAGAACTCGCTGCAGAGTTCAGCCGCATGGCACGAGACCCTCAGAGATACCTCGTCATACAG GGCGATGATCGTATGAAGCTGCCCAGCCCCAACCACAGTAAGTTCTTCCAGAGTCTTTTAGATGAAGAGGAGCTGGATGACCTGATGGAGGCTGAGGAGTACTTGGTTCCTCAGACGTTAAATGCTACTCCCACTTCCCATATGCCCCACCCAAACCTAGATTCAAATCAA TTTGGGTATCATGGTGGAAGTTTGTGCCCAGAAGATGTGAGAGGGTCCCGAACTCATGAGGCAGGTGCTACAGAAATTGGCCCCTTGGTCCTGGCAGGTATGCAAAGATCAGGTCTGGACCCAGGAGACGAGAAACACTGTAATGGAATCTTGAGGAAACAGCCCACAACTCACTCAGTAGAAGACAGCAGCAGCCAGCGTTACAGCGCAGACCCAACTGTCCTTCTGGGAGAAAAAGGACAGAGGGAAGATACAGATGAGGATGGTTATATATCCACTATGAAGGACAAGATCTCCACAA ATCATCTGAATCCCTTGGAGGATAACCCTTTTGTAACAAGGAGTAAAAATAAAGACATTCACGCTCTAGACAACCCAGGTTACCACAGCACCCCTGATGGAAAGCCCAAATGTGAAGATGAATATATCAATGACCCCCTTTACCTCAACACATTCAACAACACCAGTGACATGAACCAGGAAATGTTAAGGAAAAATGGAATCTCTATCCCACTGCAGGTCAGCACAGCGGCCCACACTCCAGACACCCATGTTCCCAACATCACACAAATGGGTAAACCCCATCATCACAGCCATGGACTGCACGTACACTTCGCCATACCACCAGTTAAGACTGTACTTCCTGATCTACATACTCATTCAGTTCAGTCGGTCTATGATCATGGCAGCAAATCTGGCCCTCCAGTCCCAGCAGGCCAGATTTGCCTAGTGAGCCATCAACCAGGGCACCCAAGCAAATCTAATCATTCACCCCAACAGTTTCACTTGGCAAAGTCCAGTAAAGGTGGCACAATGGGCCTACCGGGTCACCCAGTGCAAGTGGACAAGATGTACAAGAATAGCTTTGACAATCCTGAGTATTGGCAGCATAGCCTCCCACCCAAGGTTACCCCTCAAAACTCCCAAGCCTCTTCAGTGATCTGCAATAACAAGTTCCTTAACAAGCAGAATGGCCACATACAGCCTGCTGTTGCTGAAAACTCTGAATATCTGTCTAGTATTAAGCCAGGAATGGtcctgcctcctcctcctccatacCGGCAGAGGAACACTGTGGTCTAG